The region CGATGCTATCTTTTGAAATATGGTCCATTTCAACAGTCCCCTGGGTGGCCTGTCACGCGACGGCGGTCTGCATGACGTCGACGGGATGGGCTTGCGACCACGACAGATCGTGACCGGAATTAAACACGGCATCGACATGGTCGTCGGCGGGGTTATCGTCGTGAAGAAAGGCGATGACCTCATTGGCCAGTCCGTTGGGATGCGGCTGCGATGTGTCGTTCTCCACCAACCCGCCCTGGATCAGCACGGCGTCGGAATAGAGATGACCGGCGACGTAGGTGGAGCCACCAAAGCTGTCGTAATCGACAATCTGCGCCACATTGACGACGGCGTTACTGCCGGTGTCGATGTGAATGGTCGCGTTCTCGTTGTTTGCAAGCACCTTGGCTGCGGCCTGGGTCACGTCGTCGGAATCGCCGAGCACACTGACCTGCTTGATGTAGGTGACATCGTAGAGATTGCCGGTGATGTAGAGGACGTTGAGACCGGCATAGCCTGCGAAATTAGGGTCTGTCGAAAGCCCGTCCGGCATGTGCGGATCGCGCTCGTTGATCGCCTTCGCTGCCTCGACCATATAGTCGGGCATCGAGTCGAACCGGTCACTGGCGCCGACGTTGTGGATCGAAGCCTCGTTCCAGATGAGGTTGTTGCCGGACTGAACCGTTGCCCCGGAGGTAACGCCGGAAAGCGCGCGTGCCCAGTCATTGTCGTAGAGAACGGCGATCTGCGAGATCATGTTCATGTCGAGCACATTGCCGCCGACGATGATCAGATCATACTGCATGCCGATGCCGAGAAATGTCGCCAGATTGACCGCGCCGTTGCCGCCCGTCAGCACGCTGACATCCGCTCCAGATGTCGTCACGGTCATCGTGTCGTTGTCGGTGACGAAGTGGTACTGCTCTATCCAGTGGACGAAGGACACGTCGCCCTCGACATAGCTCACCCGCCAAGCGGTCGGGAATATGGTCGCATCAGCTGTGCTGTCTGCATCAGAGCCATCGGCGCTTTCGCCATAGGTCGATCTCTGAAAGGCCGCGATATTGTTGGCAACCGTTGCGGCATGGTCCTCATGGGTAGTGAAGGACGAGCCGATCTCGTCGCGATCGCTATAGACATAGGATTGCGTGATGGCGTCGATCTGGTGGTAGTCGCCCATCACGGCCATCACAGGAGCCATAACGCCCGTATTGACGACCGAAACGATATTTGCGACGACATTGGCGCCTGCCGCCACATCGAGACTGTTGCCTGCGCCGCCATGGCTTTCCAGTGGCACATCGCTCTCTTCTGGCTCAACGGGTGGTTTGGCAATGCCGCGATCTGGCATGAAGTCGTCAACGTCAGGCAGGGCGCTGACGGAGGCGCCATTCATATAGACGCCATTGATGGAGTGACCCGCCAGCGCGAAATCCTGCGTCGCGCCGGTGCCGAGCGAGGTGGTGTCGTCGTCGCGTGCCTCTTCGATAAAGTCGTGCACATTCCTGGCGACCTCCTGCAAACCTTCATAGGTGTCTGTGCGGCGGTAGCTTTCAAACGGCGTCAGATGTGATGCCTCGCTATAGAACTCCATGGTCCGCTCTGTCGCGAAGGTCGTGTCGCGCAGAATGTTCGGGCCATCCGTCATGTTGAGAAAGTCGTCATCCTGCAACAGCGTCAGCTGCGAGACATGGGCAATGACCGAGCCCGGCCCCTGATAGAGCACGAGTTCAGCCTGATCTTCCCCGTAGCCGCCACCATGACCCGGCATTCTGTAGTGTGGCGCGCTGAGGTCCCGTGAGGCGATGTCGTGCAATCTGTGCAGCGAGTCTTCGAAGCTGTAGCCGTGGTGGGTGCGTATGGCGGTGAATTCGAAATGGCCCGAGCGGTATTTCACGCCGGGATCGTAATCCTGCAAGGCGACATCGTAATCCTTGTCATCCGCTCCGGCTTCACCGGGTGCTGGCATCTGTGCATCACTGTGCAGGCCGCGACCTTCGGCGTAGTGGTTTCTCATCCGCGCGTCTTCGATCTCAGATTCGAAAAGCCCGATGAAATGGGCGATCATGTCGGAAATTCTGTCCATATACATGGCTGTCCCTCCTCTTCAGACCCGCTGTGATCAGGCGCACGTTCGGAGGGCCATTCCGGCTTCCGATGTGCTGCCATTCAACGGGGTCTACCGGCTGTCCCAACCGGCAACTGCACCGGCAAAAGCCGGTGCAGTCCTTTCAATTGAGAGAGCGAGGGCTCAAGCGCCGCCGTCTTCGCCGACATGGTGGGAGTCGCCACCGATAACGCTACCGTCGAAGGAGTTGGTGAGCAGGTTTGCACCCTGTACCAGTTCCAGATGGAAGCCGGAGTTTGCCAGGATCGCAGAGGCATTGGCCGAGCTGCTGCCCGCGACGTCGTCGCCTGCCTTGAGGTCCCAACCCTTGCCGTCCATGTCCATACCCTGCGCACCTTGGGCGTCGCCGCCATTGGCACTCAGGTGGTTCTCGGCGTTCTGGTTTTCCATGGTGATGTTATAGGCGCTGTCCTGATCAGCCAGATGGCTGGCCTGAACAAGGCTGAACGCGCTGTCGTTGCCGTCACCGTTCAACGAGTTGTTGAGGATGTTGTCGACGCTGAGAGAGAAGGAGAAGTCGTCGCCCAGATTGAACGCGATGTCGCCGCCAGCAACGCCCAGGTTGCCGATGTCCTTGATGTGTTCCATCGTGGAGAAATCGGTGTCCGTCTTGGCAAAGCTCGAGTTGAAGCTGTCCGTCGTCGTCTTGATGTCAGTGTCGGTATCGTTGTCCGAATAGTTGAACGTCTTGGTGTCGTTGTCCGAAGTCGTGATGACCTTGGTTTCGTCGTGGCTATCCGTTTTGCTTTCGTAGCTCCAGTCGTAGTCACTCTTGATGCTGGTGTCGGCATCGTTGACGCTGACGGTCTTGTTGTTGGAATTGGTGTCGTTGTCGCTATAGCTGTAAGACTTGCTGTCATAGTCCCAGTCATAGCTGTTGTCGCGGTTGTCGCCATTGTCTGTCGCGACCTGTACCTTGGCATCAACATCCAGGTTCTGGCTGTTGTCGGTGTAGGTGTTGTCGCGGTTGCCGCCGTTCCCCACGCCGACGTTGCTGTCATCCACATCGCTGTTATTGGTCGATGTGTTGGCGAAGCCTTCTGCAAGCGCGCCGATCTTGGTGATGTCGTCGCCCGCTGGCTGCTGGTGGCTGTTGCTGGTCATTTTGAATTCCCTCCGAAAAAGTTCGGAGCAGCTTTCGAAATCCCTCTCATCTTAAATGGGATTTTACTCGCGCTCACTCCGATGTTCACATTGTGCAGACGTACGCAGGACGTTTCGTCTGCGGTTCAAGGCCCGGATTTACCGGTCGTTGCTTTTGGGAATGCACAGGACGCTGATACGAACATGCGCAAATCCAGCTCAACAATCGCAAGCGATTGCAGATTTCATGCTTCGGTTTGTCTGGACTGTTGTGTCGGCTGGCAGGTCACATCGTTACGCAGATACAAGATGATGAGACTGTGTCGAACCGGTTGCGGTCTGTTGCAACGGGGCCGAATGTGTCCGAGTTGATGGACGCTTACCAGTTGCTAAATGGGATTAAGCAATCCGTAACCACGATGTGCCGCCAAGAGCTATTGTCAGAAGGATTAGAATTCTTTTTCGCGCTGTCGGAGCACTTTTTCGCCGAGTGGGTGAAAAAAACAGTTCTTTTGGACAGAAAAAAAGACTGTAACTATTCTTGACGTCCATGAAGCGACCGAGAATACGGCAATCGAAAATTATATTAGAGTATTAATACAACTGAACAATGCAAGTTTTAAAGATTGTTTTAGTGTGAACTAACAAATTGCATTAGGAAAATGAAAAATTCCCTGATTATTATGCTGATTCGGGCACACTAACCCCTTTGGGCAATTTCCTTTGTATTTTTTCCGTA is a window of Agrobacterium vaccinii DNA encoding:
- a CDS encoding MSCRAMM family adhesin SdrC, which translates into the protein MTSNSHQQPAGDDITKIGALAEGFANTSTNNSDVDDSNVGVGNGGNRDNTYTDNSQNLDVDAKVQVATDNGDNRDNSYDWDYDSKSYSYSDNDTNSNNKTVSVNDADTSIKSDYDWSYESKTDSHDETKVITTSDNDTKTFNYSDNDTDTDIKTTTDSFNSSFAKTDTDFSTMEHIKDIGNLGVAGGDIAFNLGDDFSFSLSVDNILNNSLNGDGNDSAFSLVQASHLADQDSAYNITMENQNAENHLSANGGDAQGAQGMDMDGKGWDLKAGDDVAGSSSANASAILANSGFHLELVQGANLLTNSFDGSVIGGDSHHVGEDGGA